The genomic stretch AACCAAAATTTCTATAACTACATGTATGATTCAGTgaacaaacagacagacgggCATCGACCCCAACTTTTGATCAAACATCAAAATCATCATCCAAATGGGTATACCCTGTTGTACCCTAACATTAGACGAAATGTAAACAAGCCCTAGCACGATAAAGGAAGCCTCTTTTCCATTCCAAAATTGAAAcgggcctggcaatgcctggaATTCCAAGAAAGAGGCAGTTCAAAAAAGCGTTTACAAACCGAGAATTCAAATATGCGCTCACCTTcgttatatatttatatatatatttgtgtcgCCTGCTGCTcacttttgattttttcgGTGGTTTACGTCATAAGACAGAAAAATAATGGCTTGgggcacacatacacataaacAGACACAAACATACAGACACAATCAAACGGCTTTGCCTGCTTTCTGTTTGTACGCGGCGACGCCGACGTTGACGCTAACGTTAAGCTGCGCAAACCGcttcaaacacaaaaaacactttTGCGTGGTAATTACTAACCAACTTTTGTACACTACACCCAAAATATTTGGTGTATGCCAAGTggtgttttgcttttgcttattttttattgctgGCTTTTACTTTGATCGCTGGGCCACCACTTGTTGCTGTCCCGCCTTAGCTCACACATGAAATATACAACCAACTGTTGGCTCCGCTGTGCCGTATAATCAAACACACACTTGGCGAATCGTTATAAACAACTTAACACGTAATTTGTTGGCCTTTACTCTCAACAATACgcaaaaatttataaaatgcaAGCGCCATACAGCGGATCAGTGTGACTGGTTCATCGGATTTATCGAACCTCAGAAATATATCGAAATATACcatctcattttaaaaatataccgtaaatatactgacgaattaccCAAGTTGTACCAATATTcgtcgattttgatattcgatttGATATTACTATCTATATAGAACTCTCAGCACTGCcaacataattttatccgattaatgaatcaattttctacttgactgtcttattttaaatacatgACTTGTTTTCCTGCTACGGCGATTGCTGTTTTTGCtcctcaacaacaatatagcaTCTCGTTATgatgaaaaaacgaacttagctATCTttagccccctctatttaaatagttcaactacttctactactactacGTAAGAAAaacacgatatctttcacctgaaccgcgctaaatttattaaatttgcattattttgggtggaatattaaaatagcCTCTTCGCtaacaatgggttaatcgttctccgttAAGGAGAGAAttcgttcatattgctcaatttagagattccgtggaataattctggctaactaaaaccctTAGTTCTGCCCAGATCATTTTAAGCCGTTGATGAATACACTTTCTACAAGATAGGCTAGTTTTTAttccttgcttttattatattttggctaaaacaacgtttaaacaaaatagttcaacaaagtacagtcgcaatgttgctggtatttgagcacatgatgcgtgtatagtcCTTTatacaccctatttcgttaattttatatcaAGATAAAACGCAATTTATAAAAACCTATTCTCAACTTGATATGTTTTCATGATTTGATATGTATATTCATGtatattattagtatcttgtatatatttatcgaGATCCTGGTACCTAcggagcctgggatgacaaacattttctcaattgtATAATATcttttccctagggtatgaGAACTAGTGTTGCCGGGAATtattgttgtcaaccggttatTACGACAAACTCCTGCTtttattccgtcgaatattcccagctatatatcTCTCAGTTTTGCCCAGATACTTTTATatgattgatgaatcaattttgatcaggattaactacttttaagcactggcatgttttttgttttaacaaAACCACggtttcaacaaaaatgtttaacactcgcagtgttgcatttgctgtcAACCACAGTATGatcatttgtataccctatttcgttaatattatataaagatactgttttaaaacgtaattaataaagaccttttctgAGACTGATATATCTTAGACATATACATGCATAAGATTGGTGTCTTGTATAACCATCTCGATTCCTCTTAAACCCTCTTAAAGAATATGTTAACTTTTTTTGTCGCTCTTTCGAGCATCGCTGATAAATTAGTGTTGCCACATCTGCTCAACTGGCAGTCCCACTTTTTCAACGGGCTGGCAGCCTTCTCATATTTGAGTGTCATGTTGTTGGATGTTAGgatttgttgtttaatttgttaaattcaaattaaatttaaactgATTGAATGGATCGTGATCGCGATTCCGACTCCCATGCCCGCAAGGGCAATCGTCCGCCCGGGCTGAAGGGCAAGGAAATTGGCATGTATTACCGCGACCTCGGTCGCCAGCGCGCGAAGGAGcgcgagaaaatgaaaaaggaTGGCGGGCCGGACATGATTGAGCAGCCAAAAATCCGGCTGGGATGCAGTGTCACTGTGCCACGAGGCGCGCTGGAGCGCGTCAAGGAATTCATGCAGGCCTTCAACAAGACGCCCAGGAAATCCGACTCGCACTCGGATGTGGATGCGCAATTCGAGCTGCAGTTTCGTCACTTGCTGAGCGTCAATTTCCACCAGTTTATTGCCGAGAAAAAGCAGGAGAACAACACTTTGAACTACATCAACCAGAATTTGGATACGAAATTAATGGAGGAGCATCGAGAGCGCCTCCAGTCACCAAATATGCGCGAGCGTCTGCACGCACGTCAGCAGCTGCCGGCCATGAAGCATGCGGAGGAGATTATACGCGCCGTCCAGCAGAATCAAGTCATTCTCATTGTCGGCAGCACCGGCTGTGGTAAGACCACACAGGTCCCTCAACTGCTGCTCGATCACAGCATTGTCAAGGGCTGTGCCTCAGACTGCCGCATTATTTGCACTCAACCGCGTCGTATTTCGGCCATCACGATTGCCGAGCGAGTGAGCTACGAGCGTGGCGAGAACCTGGGCATCTCCGTGGGCTATCAGATACGCCTGGAGAGCCGCCGGCCAAGGGACCGGGCCTCCATTACGTATTGCACAACGGGAGTGCTGTTGCAGCAGCTCCAGTCGGATCCCCTGATGCACAGCCTCAGTGTGCTCATTCTGGACGAGATACACGAGCGCAGCGTGGAGACGGACCTTCTAATGGGCCTGCTGAAGGTCATCCTGCCGCACAGGCCCAACCTGAAGGTGATTCTGATGAGTGCCACCGTTCGAGAGCAGGATTTCTGTGACTACTTTGAGAACTGCCCCATGTTCCGCATTGAGGGGGTGATGTTTCCCGTCCGGATGCTCTACCTGGAGGATGTCCTCTCCCTCACCAACTATCAGTTCGAAAATTTGCgcacaacgaaaaaaaaaccgaatcAGGAGCGTAAGGAGTCCTTGATGGCGCACGAAGCCATGATCCTGCCGTATGTGCGTCGCGTCCGTCACATGTACGATCGAAGGGTTCTCGACCAATTGCGCCTGCCCGAGTCGGAGGGCTGCGAGGACATTGATTTCATCGCGGATCTGGTCTACTACATCTGCGAAAACGAGCCAGAGGGTGCCATTCTGGTCTTCCTGCCCGGCTTCGACAAGATCTCCAAACTTAACAAAGCTCTGGAGAACCCCCAGGGTTCGTTCAAGGGCCAACGCTGGCGCCAAAGTCTAGTCCTTTATCCCCTGCACTCCCTGATGCCCTCCGTCGAGCAGCAGGCGGTGTTCCGTCGTCCTCCGGCCGGCAAGCGTAAGGTTATTATGTCCACCATTATAGCCGAGACATCGGTGACCATTGATGATGTGGTGTATGTCATCAACTCCGGCCGCACCAAGGCTAGCAACTATGACATTGCCAGCAACATCCAGAGCCTGGACGAAGTGTGGGTGAGCAAGGCAAATACCCAGCAGCGCAAGGGTCGTGCAGGACGTGTAAGGCCGGGCATCTGCTACAATCTGTTCAGTCGGGCCAGGGAGGATCAGATGGCCGATATACCCACACCGGATATACTGCGCTCCAAGCTGGAGTCAATCATTTTGAGCCTGAAACTGCTGCACATTGATAATCCCTATGAATTTCTGGGCACTCTCATCAGTGCCCCCGAACAGGAGGCCATCAAAAACGGTGTTCTTCTCCTGATGCGGTAAGTTTGAATGAATTCTAGTCAAATGATCatcaaaatttaaatgatttttttcaGCATGGGTGCCCTGGACAAAGAGGGCATTCTTACACCGCTGGGCGTGCATTTGGCGAAGCTTCCCGTCGATCCGCAAATGGGCAAAATGATGCTCATGTCAGCCCTATTCTGTTGCCTGGATCCCATCACctcggcggcagcggcactcTCATACAAGTCGCCGTTCTACACGCCCTTGGGGCTGGAGAGCCGTGTGGATCAGGTGAAACGGCAGATGGCCCACAACATGCGCAGCGATCATCTGATGGTGCACAACACAATTTGTTCGTATCGTAAGAGTCGTGGTGATCGCAACTTCTGCTATACGAATTATTTGAGCTACATgacgctgcagcagctggagcgcATGAAGAATCAGTTTGCAGAACTGCTGTGCAACTACAAGTAGGTCAAAAGGTTTAATCCTTAAGCTTAGCATCCCCCTACCAATCCTCTCTCTCCTTTGTAGATTTCTTAGTTCACCCGGCTTACTAGACAAGTCATCCAACATTAATTCGGACAAGATTCCTCTTCTGAGGGCTATTATTGGAGCCGGTCTCTATCCGAATATGGCATACATGCGGTAAGATCAAGAGACCAACTCTGTATCTTTAGATGAATATGTCGGATCGCAAGATCGCAATTTCTTGGCAAGCAATATGCGTTGCTTGGTCATGACACTGAGACCGATAACCAGGGCTCAATACTTTGATAACATTTGGACGTAGTATCTCTTGAAAGTCGAAAAGTGTACTAATGATGTGCGGTTTTGATGTGAATTGTAGTGGACACGTGACAATTATTAATCGAAATCCTATAAAAGTACTATAATTTACCATAATTATCCAACAGCAAAACACGTCGCATACGGAATTCAGTGCGTGCTGTTCATAACATGTCCACGGACGACGGCAAGCGTGTGAATTTTCATCCTTCGTCCGTGAACAGCGGGGAATCCAGCTTTGATTCGGATTATTTCGTGTATTACCAGCGACAGAAGTCCTCATCGCTGTATTTACTCGATTCCACAATGGTCTTTCCCATGGCTCTCATTATTTTCGGCGATGGCGTCGAGGCGGgtgtcaaagacagagtgcCCTACCTATCCGTGGCCAATACATACTTGTGAGTGGGGATATCTTTACAGATAAATGGCTagttttaatgtttatttcttttcagttttaaatgcaatccaGAGACTGCCAAAGTGGTGCTTGAGCTGCGCACAAATCTGGGTAGATTGCTGCTGAAAAAGGCTCTCTGTCCGGCCCCCATCGAAGAGAATGGCGAAGAGAAGCAATTGATCAAGTATGGCATTAACTAAGACAAAGGCTATTCAATCATTAAGATGTTTTAAGAGGCACCAAAAAGCTATTAGGGGTTCAGGGTCAGGGGTTTTGGTTATGCCCCGAAGGATAGTCCAAAAGATAATTTAAGCACCAGTTCCCGTGCCCGtttcatgcaacatcttggtgcTTTATAGTCTTTGCCAAAGAACACTTTTGTAGAAATTTTCTCATTCggatttcattttcttttgcagAGCAATTGAGTTGCTGCTTTCATTGGACGAGAAATTGGATGACGATTCGTTTTCGTCCGACGAAATCGATGATATCTGAATGCGGAAGAGGCTCAGAGCATAatttaattccattttattgTGGTTCATTAGTCGAAAGGTATattaccaaaaaatatatgtataatcaaaaataaattatgtgTGTTTGTTCGAAGGATTATTATTCGTCTTCGAGTAGGGCAAATACATTGCGCGAACGTGGTGCCTCATCCTCCTCGATGGCGCACGAATCCTCGTCGGCATTGGTCTCATCGTTGGAGCTgtcctcgtcttcgtcctcgCTATCAGcagctggaaaagaggaaaTTTAGAAAAGGGTTTCATATAGAGACTTTTCGTGGGATCTCACTATCCGAGCAAACGGAGGAGGTATCGCCATTGGTCTCGCTCTCTGGCTCATCTTGCAGCTCCACTTGTTGGTACTTCTTGACCTCCGGAACATCGGGATGCTGCAGCCAGTGCTCGCGGCGCGCCTCATACCCTGGCGGATAGAACTGCAgcaccagctgctgctgtccggCCAGGCACATGCGCAGAATGTGATTTGCGGCCCGATAGCGATCCGGCCTGGCCGCCTTAGCCGTTAGGAAGCCTCGCTTGTAGGCCCAGGCATCGGAAATGGCCACAGCCGACCACTCGTCATAGTCTTCGGGCAATTGGAGACGCAACAGTTCCGGCAGATTTACATGCTCGCCGAGAAACTTCAGTGAGCGATAGGGCACAGACAGCTGGGAGATGGGAAAGCTGCCCAGCAGCACTTGCAGGCACTTTGGCGTGGTCGAGGGAAAGACTAGGCCGGGACAGTCGCAGAGCCGTACGAGTGGTGTCAGGAATATGGTCTGAAAGTGTTTGGTATGTCCGGGAGTGCGACTAACGCTTACCACCTTGCGCCCCTTGAGGGCATTGATTAGCGAGGACTTGCCGACATTCGGAAAGCCAATGCAGCCGATGGTAAGGACGCCACTGTGATATTTGACATGCTCATGGGGCGTGGtatcgatgctgctgctgatcttcAGCTCACCTTCCACGGCTGCTGCAACATCTTCCAGAATGTCCAGCTGATCGCTCCGCATATCCTCGCGTATCTTCTGCTCCCAGGCGGACAGATCCACCTCCGACTGGACATAGCGCTGGCACTCGCGATAGATGTTGTAGACACCCTCCATGCTGCGCTTGTGGGCCTGTGGACCACGCTGGCAGCCCTTGCGAGAGCGTGGCAAGAACGAGGCAAACATAACGATCGGCAGCTGGGGATAGCGCTCCTGAAAGTACGCACGCCAGGCCACAACCACCTGTGGTTCGACGAGATCAACCTTGTTGAAGACCACAATAGCATGCTTTTTCAGTGTGTTGATGATGTAGTCGTACAGGGAGGGTGGGAACATCAGGGTGGCATAACGCACATCCACAATGATGAGCAGTATGTCCGAGAATTCAAGAACACGCCAGAGCTGACGCCACGTTTCCAGATTCAGTTCGAACAGCGAGAGTTCCTTGGTGTCACCACTGCGTTGCTTCTTTTGCAGCCCGTCCACATAATCCTAGGATTAATCCTTAATGAAATGCCGCAAATATCCCAGTAAACATGAACCATGAACCATGACCTACCTTAAAGTAACGATTCTCACAGCGGTCCAGCTGTTCTTTGGTGCTCGACAAACTCCAGGCCGGACGCAGGGGAAAATCACAGCCGGCAAAGTAGCGCTCATCGATTTCGCGCTCCGTGGGACTGAGTGACTGCAGGGGCTTGAAGCcctccagcttcagctgctCCAGTTCCTTCTTGCCCTCCTGGTAGAATTGTAAATTGTAACGATTCACATTCTTGTTGCGATTTCCACCCCTAGCGAACGGCTGCTCCATGAGCTTCCGCGTCGTTTCGGGCACATCGCTGTCCTCGTAGGACTCCTGGGCACTGCGTAAATACTTGGGCGGACCTGGCCGGCAATCAATGTCATCGTTAGTGTGGTGTGGCTCGTGGgatttgatttcttttctCCCACAAATATCAGTGGTAGAGGGGGGGAATTGTTGACGTACCTTTTGTGTTGCGTTTTTGCAACATCTgatccttcttcttcttgccgCTAAAGGCTACCTTGCGTCTCTGCTGTGGCATTGCGGAATGTTAATTTCGTTTGGTTTCCTATGCTTCTGTAGCTCTctaaatttcattaatttaattcTGGTTAAATGTTATTGCGGCTTCTCTTTTGCGCCGACATTCCGTTGATGAGTCTGGCCAGGGCTGCCAGGCTGCTCGAAAGCTCCGAAGAAGTGGGCACTAAAAAATCAGTGCTGCCCACCTTAAAAAAGTTGTTTTTACTAcgaaatttaaacaaaaacacacaaaaattaagGAACACgactataaaatatttaataatgcTGATCTACATAAAGTGGCACATAAGACAGTaacatttaatttgaatttttaaatatactaCAGTTCATATGCAATTATTAGATTTTAAAAAGCCAAGTTGGCAGCACTATTATAATGGCGTCCAAAGTGCAATCAACTTGTTTGCTTGAATTAAGATTTGTAGCTTTTAAAAAATGCCGCTGAAAGGCATCAAAGTCTTGGAATTCGTTGGCCTAGCCCCTGGTCCACTCTGTGGCAAAATCCTGACCGATTTTGGGGCTACCGTCACCCGCATTGACAAGGTAAACACTCCAATTCGATCATTGATCTTTCTACATCttaacatttttaaagatccTCGATAATCAGTTGGATGTACTGCAACATGGCAAGCGTACAATGTGCGTTAATATGAAAGATCCTGAGGGGCAGCAGCTTGTGCGCCGCCTGGCCAAGAAAAGCGATGTACTCATCGAACCCTTTCGACCGGGCGTCATGGAGAAGCTCCACTTGGGTCCCGCCGAGTTGTGCGGAGAGAATCCGCGTTTGATCTATGCCCGTCTGACGGGATTTGGCCAGCAGGGACGTTTGGCGGCACGCGCTGGTCACGATCTCAACTATGCAGCCATTTCGGGCGTTCTGTCCATGCTGGGACGCAGAGACGAAAAGCCCACCGCACCGATTAATCTTTTGGCCGACTTCGCGGGCGGCAGTGTGATGTGTGCCCTGGGCATTTGCCTGGCCCTGCTGGAACGCCATAACTCTGGGCGTGGCCAGGTCGTGGATGCGGCCATGGTCGAAGGAGCTGCCTATGTGGCCAGCTGGTTGTTCCTGTCGCGGGATCTTCATATTTGGGGAAAGCAGCGTGGCGACAACATCCTCGATGGCGGGGCATATTTCTACGATAACTACGAAACAAAAGACGGTCTCTACATGTCTGTGGGCGCGCTGGAGCCGCAGTTCTTTGAGCTTCTCAGGCAGCGATTGGAACTGCCCGAGGATCTGCCGCAGTTCGGAGACGAGCATCAAGAGCGGGGCAGGCGGCTATTAACGGAAGCATTTCTAACAAAAACCCAGGCGCAATGGTCGAAGATCTTTGAAGACATAGATGCTTGCGTTTATCCCGTGCTGGACTATACAAAAGTCCACCAACATGCCCACAACAAGGAGCGGCAATCCTTCGGGCTGCTCGGTGATGCAGTGGCACCGCGTCCAGCGCCACGACTGAGTCGTACTCCTGGAAAACTGCCCAAGGCAGAGAGCACAAAGCAGGAAGAACTGATAGGGGATCTGGAGTTGAAACCCGAAGAACTGAAAAGATTGTTGGAGTCGGGAGTGCTGACGTTGCCAGATCGAGCAAAGCTCTAGCCTGTCGTATAACAGTTCTTGTTGAAAGCTTCGAAGTGCCGTTTATTGTTTACATCCGTATTGGGAGCCGCCCCAAGATTTCTCCGATTGttgttttaaataaaagactttattgttttgttgctcttgCATTCAAAATTCTTTTATTCTCGCTCTTGCACACAAAACACAGTTTAAATTTACTAAATTTTTCGCGTACAAACTATCAGTCATACAATTTGTTCATGAACGGGTTTGTGCCGAACTATTAGGGATTGGGGGGGAGGAGTGATAATACAGTATAATTTAATAGAAACTATCTTATCGTTTAAATTCCGATTTTTCGTTTATCGCTTTCGTacacgctctctctcgctgtttCTACTTATTCGCTATACTAGCATACAGAATTAGCACAGAAATATTCTCTAAAAAGCACCGCGCGTCAGCGTTACCAGTAGTTCGATTTCTCTTAGTTTCGTTTAAATATATATCgtcatatatatatttaatacaattcatttattataatgctcatatgtatgtaatgtATATGTAATGCATAAGtagttatgtatgtatgtttcaTGTAAATTTCACTagtttgatttggttttgggCTGCAGGCAGTTTCATTAAAATCTGCCCGCTGGGAAATTGCTGTGAAAAAGAGGTTATGGACAATAGGCCAAACggaccaacaaaaaatgatgCAACGAATGCTATGTAAAATGCAACTCTTTTGCTTATCATACCTTGAAGACGAAATCCACATTTCCAAATGGTTCGTAGGTGCCTTTCAATTTTCcttggctgtttttgcctgttgtccatacctttTATAATTTCATCGTTATTTGTAGTATGTAGTAGTACGTTCCGTATATGTCGCTTAGTCCCGGGTAAAGTAATTCATTGTAAGTCCTTAAGTAAGTGTTTCGTTTCGTATTTGTATAAATAGTAAGTCTCAGTTCTCAGTATAAAATCAGTACCATATGTTacgttttcaatttgtttttttttgttttcgtttcgtttacaATTACCGTTGTGTACAGTTTATTAGTATTAGTTTATGTTTTTACattaaaaatatcataatttctTTACATTTCACTTTGCTCTGCTGCGCGTGgtgctttttttatttacttcaATACTTGCACACAATATCATACCCGTACACGCACACgaacatgcacacacacattcttAGCATACACAGTTTATCAAATCACAGGCAATGTTTACAGTTATAGTTGTAGCACAATTGGCATTTTTTGTAGAACAGACGACGCGACCTACACCCTATTCACACATTTAATAAAACGGCTAAAATGTCCAttctccaaaaaaaaaaaattggagCAGCCTGGCATCTTAACCCTCATTTAACTTTTATCTTAGCTTATATGTTTTAAGCCTAATGAGggaaaatcaaaattttacaAGCTTCTTGAAATTCTGAAGaggtttcggtttttgggttttttttgttgtttttttcgtttttggaaTGATAACATACAGAAATACTCAGTCACAGTTGCGGGCACACACGTTCTTACATTATAATAGATCTATACATATGCACAGGCATGTAGATTTAATATGTAATGTATAAAAGTTAGAAATTTGTGCTAGATGAGTGCTTCTCTAGTACTGGGTGTGATGTACCATCCATTCACTCGAaactctttctctttcccaACACTACTTTTGCATAACAACCATTTGTCAATCATCACATAATTCTCATCATCAATTCTTCATCATACAACGCACGCACAAGCATCATTTATCATCTCAAGTACTCATCAAGTCATACTTAATCAACACACCTGTGAAAAATATgtgcaaagaaaaaagaaatatatgaTTATtagcaaaatattttgtatgtgtGGGACGCTTGTGCGCAGGTTTTTATcggttgtttgtttttgtaacTAACTTATTTtgataaattgaatttaaaaattcTATGCATCACTTACATTTTGTTTACCACAGCCATAAAGTGCAAGATCCTCTCGGCGGCGGCCTTCGCAAAGCTCAGGCTGAGGCTCATCTTCAATAGATTCAGAATCATCCAAAAGTCATTCAAGAGGCAGACATAGACATACATCACCATTCTTCATCATAATTCATAATCTATCATTCATAGCTAATTTTGGTacatattaaattatttcattttggcaATTCAAATTGTCTCGTTGATATCGTTGTTATTCTAAAAGTTGTCATTTCAAAAACTCAATATTTAATAATGAATTTCTTTTTGATATGTTGaaaggtattttttttaaattttcaaattgttttgctCTCGTTTGGACGGCTGTGCGATATTTCAATTGCAAACTTAccaattgtttttcttttagatattttttttttgaaatgaCAACTTGTTAGGGAGTGTTCATTGAAAAAAGCTCAAGTTTAATTCC from Drosophila pseudoobscura strain MV-25-SWS-2005 chromosome 4, UCI_Dpse_MV25, whole genome shotgun sequence encodes the following:
- the Rhau gene encoding ATP-dependent DNA/RNA helicase DHX36, encoding MDRDRDSDSHARKGNRPPGLKGKEIGMYYRDLGRQRAKEREKMKKDGGPDMIEQPKIRLGCSVTVPRGALERVKEFMQAFNKTPRKSDSHSDVDAQFELQFRHLLSVNFHQFIAEKKQENNTLNYINQNLDTKLMEEHRERLQSPNMRERLHARQQLPAMKHAEEIIRAVQQNQVILIVGSTGCGKTTQVPQLLLDHSIVKGCASDCRIICTQPRRISAITIAERVSYERGENLGISVGYQIRLESRRPRDRASITYCTTGVLLQQLQSDPLMHSLSVLILDEIHERSVETDLLMGLLKVILPHRPNLKVILMSATVREQDFCDYFENCPMFRIEGVMFPVRMLYLEDVLSLTNYQFENLRTTKKKPNQERKESLMAHEAMILPYVRRVRHMYDRRVLDQLRLPESEGCEDIDFIADLVYYICENEPEGAILVFLPGFDKISKLNKALENPQGSFKGQRWRQSLVLYPLHSLMPSVEQQAVFRRPPAGKRKVIMSTIIAETSVTIDDVVYVINSGRTKASNYDIASNIQSLDEVWVSKANTQQRKGRAGRVRPGICYNLFSRAREDQMADIPTPDILRSKLESIILSLKLLHIDNPYEFLGTLISAPEQEAIKNGVLLLMRMGALDKEGILTPLGVHLAKLPVDPQMGKMMLMSALFCCLDPITSAAAALSYKSPFYTPLGLESRVDQVKRQMAHNMRSDHLMVHNTICSYRKSRGDRNFCYTNYLSYMTLQQLERMKNQFAELLCNYKFLSSPGLLDKSSNINSDKIPLLRAIIGAGLYPNMAYMRKTRRIRNSVRAVHNMSTDDGKRVNFHPSSVNSGESSFDSDYFVYYQRQKSSSLYLLDSTMVFPMALIIFGDGVEAGVKDRVPYLSVANTYFFKCNPETAKVVLELRTNLGRLLLKKALCPAPIEENGEEKQLIKAIELLLSLDEKLDDDSFSSDEIDDI
- the Ns4 gene encoding guanine nucleotide-binding protein-like 1; translated protein: MPQQRRKVAFSGKKKKDQMLQKRNTKGPPKYLRSAQESYEDSDVPETTRKLMEQPFARGGNRNKNVNRYNLQFYQEGKKELEQLKLEGFKPLQSLSPTEREIDERYFAGCDFPLRPAWSLSSTKEQLDRCENRYFKDYVDGLQKKQRSGDTKELSLFELNLETWRQLWRVLEFSDILLIIVDVRYATLMFPPSLYDYIINTLKKHAIVVFNKVDLVEPQVVVAWRAYFQERYPQLPIVMFASFLPRSRKGCQRGPQAHKRSMEGVYNIYRECQRYVQSEVDLSAWEQKIREDMRSDQLDILEDVAAAVEGELKISSSIDTTPHEHVKYHSGVLTIGCIGFPNVGKSSLINALKGRKVVSVSRTPGHTKHFQTIFLTPLVRLCDCPGLVFPSTTPKCLQVLLGSFPISQLSVPYRSLKFLGEHVNLPELLRLQLPEDYDEWSAVAISDAWAYKRGFLTAKAARPDRYRAANHILRMCLAGQQQLVLQFYPPGYEARREHWLQHPDVPEVKKYQQVELQDEPESETNGDTSSVCSDTADSEDEDEDSSNDETNADEDSCAIEEDEAPRSRNVFALLEDE
- the Amacr gene encoding alpha-methylacyl-CoA racemase; this translates as MPLKGIKVLEFVGLAPGPLCGKILTDFGATVTRIDKILDNQLDVLQHGKRTMCVNMKDPEGQQLVRRLAKKSDVLIEPFRPGVMEKLHLGPAELCGENPRLIYARLTGFGQQGRLAARAGHDLNYAAISGVLSMLGRRDEKPTAPINLLADFAGGSVMCALGICLALLERHNSGRGQVVDAAMVEGAAYVASWLFLSRDLHIWGKQRGDNILDGGAYFYDNYETKDGLYMSVGALEPQFFELLRQRLELPEDLPQFGDEHQERGRRLLTEAFLTKTQAQWSKIFEDIDACVYPVLDYTKVHQHAHNKERQSFGLLGDAVAPRPAPRLSRTPGKLPKAESTKQEELIGDLELKPEELKRLLESGVLTLPDRAKL